From the Bdellovibrio reynosensis genome, one window contains:
- a CDS encoding glutathione S-transferase family protein, protein MIKIYGSARSSAGRCYWMLEELQLPYEVMPLNMKEREHKSEDYLKINPNGKIPAIVDGDVTVWESMAITSYLAKKYQSPLAPRTPVEDAHMMQWSFWALVDLQKPAVDWLIQEMFVPEDKRNHQVIEDAKKIIPNYLKTLERGLEGKTYLVDERFTVADLNVASVVHLVNSLGMDLAPHKNIDRWMKACKDRPAFQKLAKMREA, encoded by the coding sequence ATGATTAAAATTTATGGATCCGCAAGATCAAGCGCAGGCCGCTGCTATTGGATGCTTGAAGAGCTGCAACTTCCCTATGAAGTGATGCCTTTAAACATGAAGGAAAGAGAACACAAGTCTGAAGATTATTTGAAAATCAATCCCAACGGAAAAATCCCTGCTATCGTTGACGGCGATGTGACTGTGTGGGAATCCATGGCAATCACAAGCTATTTGGCGAAAAAATATCAATCGCCGTTAGCACCCAGAACACCGGTTGAAGATGCACATATGATGCAATGGAGCTTCTGGGCCTTGGTTGATTTGCAAAAGCCAGCCGTAGATTGGCTGATTCAAGAAATGTTCGTTCCTGAAGATAAAAGAAATCATCAGGTGATCGAAGATGCTAAAAAGATCATTCCAAATTATCTGAAAACTTTAGAAAGAGGCCTAGAAGGTAAAACCTATCTAGTCGATGAAAGATTCACAGTGGCTGATTTGAACGTCGCTTCGGTTGTACACTTGGTAAATAGCTTAGGTATGGACTTGGCTCCGCACAAAAACATCGACAGATGGATGAAGGCTTGTAAGGACCGCCCTGCTTTCCAAAAGTTAGCGAAAATGCGCGAAGCTTAA
- a CDS encoding ABC transporter permease, giving the protein MAQLKKYLKLYLALFRTSFIADLEYRVNFLTRIVTDIFWYMAQILTYEVLFHHTEKIGDWNLAQMRVFLGIVFVVDGIYMIIFSENLDSFSEKVRKGDLDLLLAKPVNSQFMLSLQKASTAMIGNLLLASGWFIYSLVHYPDFQWIRLLWLLVLIPCGLAALYTVRFMIASTAVIFARSENLQFIWFQLYRLGMRPDSIYVPWFKWILLTALPVGVIASVPSRALLEAPDYLLFGWAILLSVILIYSSNKFWKYALKFYSSASS; this is encoded by the coding sequence ATGGCTCAACTAAAAAAATATTTGAAGCTTTACCTAGCCTTATTCCGTACAAGCTTTATTGCTGATCTAGAATATCGCGTGAACTTTCTAACAAGAATTGTGACGGATATTTTCTGGTATATGGCGCAAATTTTAACCTACGAAGTTTTATTTCATCACACCGAAAAGATTGGCGACTGGAATTTAGCGCAGATGCGTGTATTTCTAGGAATCGTTTTTGTCGTTGATGGAATTTATATGATCATATTTTCAGAAAACCTGGATTCCTTTTCAGAAAAAGTTCGTAAAGGTGATCTAGATTTACTGTTAGCAAAGCCAGTAAACTCTCAATTCATGCTCAGCTTGCAAAAAGCTTCTACGGCGATGATCGGAAATCTTCTGTTAGCGTCAGGATGGTTTATCTATAGCCTGGTTCACTACCCTGACTTCCAATGGATTCGTTTGTTGTGGTTGCTGGTACTTATTCCGTGCGGTCTTGCTGCTCTTTACACAGTCCGCTTTATGATTGCTTCAACGGCTGTGATTTTTGCGCGCTCTGAAAACTTGCAGTTCATCTGGTTTCAACTTTATCGCTTAGGGATGCGTCCTGATTCCATTTATGTTCCGTGGTTTAAATGGATTCTTTTGACCGCCCTTCCCGTGGGCGTCATTGCCAGCGTGCCATCTAGAGCTTTGCTCGAAGCGCCGGATTATCTGTTATTTGGCTGGGCTATTTTACTTTCAGTGATTTTGATTTATTCATCTAACAAGTTTTGGAAATATGCGCTGAAGTTTTATTCAAGCGCTAGCTCCTAA
- a CDS encoding ABC transporter permease, whose translation MKTSFVAFWRRNLAFANLAIVSNLEYRLNYFVDAILQPMLTTGIEMLLWFAIFAGAATAEIAGFGREYYLSYALWGAFFARICTSWMYEYRMIQEIDSGTINSLLTRPMSFYEYYFSQLMGYKFITTIVSMTIPVLAVMFFDLPTHFERLPLAFALEFYYLILVHSLSFLVATLAFHFNKAHALTGAKNLALWLFTGELFPLDLMPEPFKSIVLALPFSSGVYVPVGYITGRLEVGSVMQAFASVTAGIVVINLLGLWMWRRGVNTYAGTGA comes from the coding sequence TTGAAGACGTCATTCGTCGCTTTTTGGAGACGGAATCTCGCATTCGCTAATCTAGCGATCGTCTCTAATTTAGAATATCGCCTTAACTATTTCGTTGATGCGATTTTGCAACCCATGCTGACCACAGGTATTGAAATGCTGTTGTGGTTTGCGATCTTTGCTGGTGCTGCCACAGCAGAAATCGCCGGCTTTGGCAGAGAGTACTATCTTTCCTATGCCCTTTGGGGTGCCTTCTTTGCTCGTATTTGCACGAGCTGGATGTATGAATACCGCATGATTCAAGAAATTGATTCAGGCACGATCAACAGTTTACTGACTCGTCCGATGTCGTTTTATGAATATTATTTCTCGCAGCTAATGGGATATAAATTCATCACGACAATCGTTTCTATGACCATCCCTGTGTTGGCCGTGATGTTTTTTGATTTGCCAACCCACTTTGAACGACTGCCTTTAGCTTTTGCCCTGGAATTCTATTATTTAATTCTGGTGCATTCTTTAAGTTTCCTAGTTGCGACTTTAGCTTTTCATTTTAATAAAGCCCACGCCCTTACGGGTGCTAAGAACTTAGCCTTGTGGCTATTTACTGGTGAACTTTTCCCATTAGATTTAATGCCAGAGCCTTTTAAAAGTATCGTCCTTGCTTTGCCTTTTAGCTCTGGAGTGTACGTTCCGGTGGGCTACATCACAGGACGCTTAGAAGTTGGATCCGTCATGCAGGCCTTTGCGTCTGTCACAGCCGGCATTGTGGTGATTAATCTTTTGGGCCTATGGATGTGGCGCCGTGGAGTTAACACCTACGCGGGAACAGGTGCTTAA
- a CDS encoding ATP-binding cassette domain-containing protein: protein MAIVIETENLSRVYTTYQKPEGFVNSLRGFINRKNISKVALEPTTLKIESGQIVGLVGANGAGKTTLLKMLSGLVTPTSGDAKVLGYRPWERKNEYLRQISILLGQKNQLWWDISPADSFSLLARIYDLDVKKARARVDHLAQMLHCTHVLHTQLRRLSLGERMKMEIIGALLHEPQVLFLDEPTIGLDIVAQETIREFLDEYVKEKSPTVILTSHYMDDIAKLADKLLLISKGNIVYEGTVPDFVTKSNAELAQNEEVDFEDVIRRFLETESRIR from the coding sequence ATGGCGATAGTAATTGAAACCGAGAATCTAAGCCGCGTTTATACGACCTACCAGAAACCTGAAGGCTTCGTAAATTCCCTACGCGGATTTATCAATCGAAAGAATATTTCTAAGGTGGCTCTTGAACCGACCACCTTGAAAATTGAATCAGGCCAGATCGTGGGCTTAGTCGGCGCCAATGGTGCCGGCAAAACCACTTTGCTTAAAATGCTTTCTGGGCTTGTAACTCCGACCAGCGGTGATGCTAAAGTTTTGGGCTATCGTCCGTGGGAACGAAAGAATGAATATCTTCGCCAAATCAGCATCTTGTTAGGTCAGAAAAATCAGTTATGGTGGGATATCTCGCCTGCAGATTCATTTTCTTTACTTGCAAGAATCTATGATCTTGATGTGAAAAAAGCCCGCGCCCGCGTCGATCATTTAGCTCAAATGCTTCATTGCACCCATGTTCTTCACACGCAACTGCGCCGTCTAAGTCTGGGTGAGCGTATGAAAATGGAAATCATCGGCGCTCTTTTACATGAACCACAAGTGTTGTTCCTAGATGAACCCACCATTGGTTTAGACATCGTCGCGCAAGAAACTATTCGTGAATTCTTAGATGAATATGTGAAAGAAAAAAGCCCGACAGTGATTCTTACCAGCCACTATATGGACGACATCGCTAAGCTTGCTGACAAGCTTTTACTGATCAGCAAAGGCAATATTGTCTATGAAGGTACAGTTCCTGATTTCGTAACCAAGTCCAATGCTGAATTAGCACAAAACGAAGAGGTAGATTTTGAAGACGTCATTCGTCGCTTTTTGGAGACGGAATCTCGCATTCGCTAA